The DNA segment TGAAGATTTATCCTGACATATCATCATGACAGTCCATTAATGGTATTAGAAACAAGAGTAGTTCACAACTTATGTGGCAAGCACATGCCCTTGCAGTATACGGTGTGCAcatatatagatattgatatagaTGAAGAGAGAGCAAATACCACATTGAATTaacgaaaaaagaaaaagaagacaaaagaaagaggaagaaaaccTGCACAGAAGTTTGAATGTGTAAATTAGGATGAGGGAAAGACATTCCAGGATATGGAGGCACCGAATATCAAGATGAGTACACATAGACTGATGTGGAGTGATCATGAACTTCCAAAGGGCCATAGTTGACTGCAGTAGGTGCTGAAGGCAATAGCTAAAGTCCATGTACGTGAGAGTATAGACCAAGTTTGGAGGTCCACAGGAATTTGAGCTTTGTGACCTGATTCAAGCTGCGGAAACTCTGTGTTGTAATTAACAACTGGGGAAAATAATGGCTGCATGGTGTAAAGGCTACTATTGAGTCCAACCCCAGTATCTAATTTTTGCATCCATCTGAAAACAGGTAGCATACCCAAATGATCAAGTTATAAGCATATGCAACACAgtgcataaaataaaaattaaagcctACTCTGGAACATTATTAGCCATTCCATGATTGAATATACGATATAAGACAGGAGATAATACTGTACTACAGCAACAGTTAAATTGACTTTAGACAGTGCCCAATCATTGCTCTTGCAAGAAGGATTCACAGACGAGTAAAATGTATACCATGCCAAACGACTTTCAGAATGAAGACTTACAGGGGGGAAAAAACTAAAGCTTAGTGGTAATCTGCCACGACTCAGCGGCATCAACATATTGTTTTTCTGACAAAAATTAGAACTTCAAAAAGGGAAATCACATAAAGCACTTCCaaagataaaaaggaaaaagatattgatcatgcttaaatcTATGATGCCATAGAAAAGGCTGCACAAAATAATATCTAGTTTTAGTTAAAAGAAGATCTTCTTTCTTATTGTATGCTTTaagatcttcttttcttttcaaaatcCTGATTATATGCATGCATCACTTGTAGATGAGGGTTATAACTGGGTCAAATTAAACATACTCATACATAAAACAAATAGTATGGTTTTTGATACATCATCACCTTGGCACGGCCCTGCTTGAGTTCATCCTTTCTTCACTGCCAAATTTATCCCTTCAACCAACGCATATCATCCTGTTTTTTCTTTCTAAAGTTTTTTGCAGTGTTTGTCAAACAAGTATTACTCATCGTACACTAGTAGCATATATGTTTTCCTTCCGATTATATTCTTAAGGAGCCATTTAATAGGATAACAAATGATTGAACAAATACCTTTCCTCTAATAACTTGTCAAACAACCTTATCTTATACTACTTAATCCAACCAATCTAATGGATATACTTAGCCAGTCCAGGGGTTTAACCAACAGCATTGTCTACTACAATCGAAGTAGTAGTCATTGCATTAATCTATTCGCTTACTTATCCTGTCAGAAGGAAAAAAATATGTATTGTTTGTTCTTGATAGTTAGGGAATTACCATCTAGGAATAACTTAATTTTTCTCATGATATGTATTCTTAAACCAAACATTCCATACTGATTTATACCCTGAGGTTCCAAATGAATTCAAGTGCATACAAAAATCCATTCTACTTATTTACCTCGTATTTGATCTAACAAGCATCTTTATACCCACTGCGGTGGTGCAATCCGAATGGCATTCCTTCCTTCAAAGGTAGATGAATGGACAATCTAAGCAGACGATCATTCAGGATTTCAACAACACAAACCCGAACAAGAGAGCTCGATTCAAGAATCAGGGGGAACGCGCCAACCACGAAAAAGATGCTTACCCGCCAGTCGCTCCAGGGGCATCTCCAGATCCTCCCGGAGGAAATGATCCACGTGGCTCACAACATCAATCGAGGTCGCGTCCTCCTCGACGGCGCCGGACGGGAGGGGGGCAACGAGACGGAGATATTCGGTGGAGTCGAGGAGGAGCCGGCCGATGCTAGCGTCGAGATCCATCTCCCACGCCGCGGTGATCGTCCGCCAAACCCTCCATGTCGAGGGAACGGCAGGAAGCACCGCCGATCGCTAGGGTTCGGGGAGATCCGGCGGAACCCCGGCCCTCCCCGCGAAGACTCCATAGGAGAAGCGGAGGAAATGCGCGACGATTGACGACGACTTGTGGCAACGGAAATCGATGGGGGAAAAGGTAACAAAATGGTAATGCGAAGGACTTCTCTGCAATTAAGAGCTTATCTCACTCTTTTTTTGGTatataaaattaaaggaataaatATGAAAATGATTGCCACGTAGGGGACGTACATGTGATTTAAGCGAGTCGGGTCAAACAGTGAGTCATTCTCACACACGCCCTCCGTGATCGAGCAATCAACGGCAGAGATGTGCGCCCGAAAGCTTCGATGGGTCTTCTCCCCGCCTTTAAAATGACTCGTGGATCCTGCAAAACCCTAAATCGTCACTCCACTCGCCAGTTGCTTCGCTCGCCCCTCTCTTCCCGGCATCCCCGTTTCCCATTGCCATGGAGTTCTGGGGTAATCTGCCTCGACTTCCCTTCCTTCTTGTTGTATCCGTCCCCCTTCTCTCTCGATTTTGTCCATCTGTTCGACTATGGATTTGGATATCTGCCCTCCGACCGCTCATTTTGCCTCGTAACCGTTGATGACCTTGTAGTTCATGAGATTATCTGCGAGCATCTTGGGTTTTTGGGTTCTTATTCATCATGTTGTGTTCATTTCTCTGTTTTTTGTATCTTGTTTTGTGGCACTGCGTCCCGGATAGTTACTTTCACCACCGATTCTGAAGCACCGTGAACTATTCTTCCGGATTTTCGCATCTTGATACTGTGAAATAGTGTATCTCTTTCGTACTCGAGGTCCGTATTTTCTGCATGTCACTCTTGGCGGTGGACTTCGACGAATTATGTGATGCTTCGAATGAACGCAGAAAGAGGTCCGCACGGGAAAGCTGTATGCATCAAAGATACATCATAAAGCATTTCTGATGAATCCGCTCAAGAATATAGCTTTTTTCCGGGAACATTCTCAGTGATGATCAATAGCAATGTGACAGGATCCATTACATGGTCGACGTTTATGTATCTCGTGCAGTTTAGTCTTGCAGTGGGTTATTGTAAATTGGTTACAAAAGAAAGTTTACAGTCACATTTTTGTGTTGTATATACCTAATGAAATGGTAGTGTCCCTTGGATACTGGAGGGAAAATGAGGGAGGTTCTTATCGTTAGTTTCGTGATGGGGGATTATAAGGtgtttcttcctctctttttttcgTTTGTTTAATAAAAAAAGTTGGTGTTCTAATTGCGATAAGCAGTCACAAGCACTTGGCAGCAACTAGTTACATCTGGCTGGATAGTGCACTGCGAATGTACTGGTGAAACCAATGCGGAACCTACTTTTTGTAAACTTTCTTGATGTCATGACAGGTTCataattgttttatttttataccaTAAATATTCTGAGTGTTGCCACCACCTTTAGCAGcggtggaaaaaaaaaaggaataaactCAGCTAAAAGTTTCTTGGCTAGAACTTGAATGATTATTGTTCTCTGAATCCCCTTTGGTTTTTTATGATATTCTCTTCAAGTCCTAGCTTTTTTTTCAATTCAGCCAACGTTCTCGTTCCATTTCCATTATTAACCGTCTTTATCATTTTGTGCAATTTTTTGTTCTTAGTCTAACATTGGTGAGTTGTGACTTGTATGCTGCCTTGGCTATTAAGTTGTTATAAGTTCCCCCCTTTAAAAAAGATCCTACCTTATATTTTCTCGATGTTTCTACCTGTAGCATTGTTTTCATTCATCTAattttgctgcaaattttcaggtGTGGAGATTAAGCCTGAAGAGACTGTCAAGGTTGATCCTGGAGAGGATAAATATCTACATCTTTCTCAGGTTTTTCCATGGCCACATATTGGTGTATAGTTCTCAGTACTATTAAGCTATACTGCTAAGTATTATCTACTATTATGCAGGCTTCGTTAGGTGAGACTAAGAAGGACAAGGGACATGAGAACATATTGATCTATGTGAAGTTTAACAACCAAAAGTTAGTACTTGGAACACTCTCTGCAGACAAATGTGCTCAAATTCAATATGATTTGGTATTTGAGAAAGAATTTGAGATATCTCACAACTCAAAGAATGCAAGTGTCTACTTATGCGGCTACAGAACTGTTGCATTGGGGGGAGATGAATATCCTTTTTTATTTTCCCATGGGAAGCTAATATACCTACTACTTCAGTCCAATGCTCATATGTCTTGCACTTTGTAAACATATTCTTGCTGCTATTGATTTCCTTGACTTGGATTTTGATTGTTGGCCCACATTTCCTGATTTTGATGGTAACGACTTGTTATGCTAATCTCAGTTGTATTTTTCACCATTTTATGTCTCCTAACAAAAGCATTTGCTACTCTGTTTGACTTCTAGAGAGTGACTCAGATGCTGATGAAGATATTCAACTTGAGCATATTGTAAATGGTGTGATTTTGAGTTTGCTTCGTTCTTTTATATTAATTTCGTTTGTGTTCCATATCTCAATGGTTTTGATGGTGTTTCTTTTTAAATTTTCAGGCAAGACTAATGTAAAGGATGAGCAACCCAAGTCCACAGCAGGAAAGCCAAATGTCTCTTCTGCCAAGGTAAAGCCTAAAGTAGCCGAACTGAAGAAGGCTGATAAGCAAAAGGTAAATAAGGaggatgatgaagatgatgaagaGTCCGAGGAAGATGAATCCGATGATGATGAGGTCTGTGCGTCGACTGTCAAAACATTACAATCTTCTTTGATAAGTTTGTTTGACCCAGTATGTTAGAggaaatttattttgatactgtAGGTACTTTGCATTTTGTTGGCAAATTTCAagtgaagaaaaatattttataatattttattttagggctgtTGATAAGTATTTTTTGTACTGTTTGCTTGATACTTCTTTTTTCAGGATACGGCCAAAGCTGAAGCTGAAGACGATAGTGAAGATGAGGATGAAAGCTCTGATGAGGATGAAGCTACCGTTAAAAAGGTAAATAAATCTTTTGCAAATTTATTTAGTCATCAGTAATTTGGGTGAAACATATTCTTTGCCTATTTATCGGGTTAGTTATTTGGCTGGAATTCTTGTAACCATGGAAAAAATGAAATCTTCATTGCCTGATCTGCAGGCTGAGCCTTCTAATAAAAGACCAGCTGGTTCTGCTTTAAAAACTCCTGTTTCAGAAAAGAAAGCAAAGTTAAGAGTGTCTCAAGGATCAGGAGGGagtaaaaaaaaaggtaaaacttGGCTCATTCGCTATATCTTATCTATGTATCGTTCTATCTTGTACGTAACAAAAAATGAGCTCGCAGGTGGTGCCGGTAAGAAAGATGGCCAACCCGCTACCCCTAACCCTGCAAAACGAAGCGGAAAAACACCTGCTACCAATGACAAGTCCAAACAGCAGACTCCTAAATCCGCCGGCTCAATCAATTGCAAGTCATGTGGCAAGTATGTTTCTAATTCTTCTAACATTCCTCCAGGATCTACTTGACAGATATGACCAAGCATATAATTCCAATAATTCGCTCTAGGAAATTCAACTCTGACAATGGTCTCCAAGCTCATACAAAA comes from the Musa acuminata AAA Group cultivar baxijiao chromosome BXJ2-8, Cavendish_Baxijiao_AAA, whole genome shotgun sequence genome and includes:
- the LOC103994106 gene encoding histone deacetylase HDT1 isoform X2, encoding MEFWGVEIKPEETVKVDPGEDKYLHLSQASLGETKKDKGHENILIYVKFNNQKLVLGTLSADKCAQIQYDLVFEKEFEISHNSKNASVYLCGYRTVALGGDEFPDFDDADEDIQLEHIVNGKTNVKDEQPKSTAGKPNVSSAKVKPKVAELKKADKQKVNKEDDEDDEESEEDESDDDEDTAKAEAEDDSEDEDESSDEDEATVKKAEPSNKRPAGSALKTPVSEKKAKLRVSQGSGGSKKKGGAGKKDGQPATPNPAKRSGKTPATNDKSKQQTPKSAGSINCKSCGKKFNSDNGLQAHTKAKHGGAK
- the LOC103994106 gene encoding histone deacetylase HDT1 isoform X1; the protein is MEFWGVEIKPEETVKVDPGEDKYLHLSQASLGETKKDKGHENILIYVKFNNQKLVLGTLSADKCAQIQYDLVFEKEFEISHNSKNASVYLCGYRTVALGGDEFPDFDESDSDADEDIQLEHIVNGKTNVKDEQPKSTAGKPNVSSAKVKPKVAELKKADKQKVNKEDDEDDEESEEDESDDDEDTAKAEAEDDSEDEDESSDEDEATVKKAEPSNKRPAGSALKTPVSEKKAKLRVSQGSGGSKKKGGAGKKDGQPATPNPAKRSGKTPATNDKSKQQTPKSAGSINCKSCGKKFNSDNGLQAHTKAKHGGAK